One Echinicola strongylocentroti DNA window includes the following coding sequences:
- a CDS encoding phosphatidylserine decarboxylase family protein, with translation MTIHKEGRILLFWMLVVLAGINFATHQLMPGQETVLNLILLASIIIYLLVLQFFRNPRIAMPDDEQLVYAPADGKVVVIEEAEEEEFLNERRKQISIFMSPVNVHVNRSPISGIVSYFKYHPGKYMVAWHPKASYENERTTMVVKHTKTGVQLLVRQIAGAVARRIKCYVKEGDPLVQGGEFGFIKFGSRVDVFVPLDAEILVNIDDKTKGGLTPLARLK, from the coding sequence ATGACGATACATAAAGAAGGAAGAATATTATTATTCTGGATGTTGGTGGTGCTGGCAGGCATTAATTTTGCCACACACCAGTTGATGCCTGGGCAAGAGACAGTGCTGAACCTAATACTGCTGGCGAGTATTATCATTTACCTGCTGGTACTGCAATTTTTCAGAAATCCCCGGATAGCTATGCCTGATGATGAGCAGTTGGTATATGCTCCTGCTGATGGTAAAGTAGTTGTGATCGAAGAGGCCGAGGAAGAGGAGTTTTTGAATGAACGGAGAAAGCAGATTTCGATTTTCATGTCTCCCGTCAATGTGCATGTGAACCGGTCGCCTATAAGTGGAATAGTGTCGTATTTTAAATACCATCCTGGCAAGTACATGGTGGCATGGCACCCAAAAGCAAGTTATGAGAATGAACGCACCACGATGGTGGTCAAGCATACGAAAACAGGCGTACAGCTTTTGGTCAGACAGATAGCAGGGGCTGTGGCAAGAAGGATCAAATGCTATGTGAAAGAAGGTGACCCGTTGGTACAAGGTGGAGAATTTGGGTTTATCAAGTTTGGTTCAAGGGTGGATGTATTTGTTCCCCTGGATGCTGAGATTCTTGTGAACATTGACGACAAGACCAAAGGAGGTTTGACGCCATTGGCCAGACTAAAGTAA
- the rbfA gene encoding 30S ribosome-binding factor RbfA, with translation MESKRQQKYSKLIQKELGDIFQRESKPLVGNAMVTVTRVIMSPDLGVAKVSLSFLLANNKELLEKIDDHKKEIRKHLGKRIGKTVRSIPELVFYPDDSSAYAQHMDKIIDDLDIPEGSDEDEEDD, from the coding sequence ATGGAAAGTAAGAGACAACAAAAGTATTCGAAGTTAATCCAAAAGGAACTAGGAGATATATTTCAGCGTGAGTCGAAGCCCTTGGTGGGCAATGCCATGGTGACGGTGACCCGGGTGATCATGAGCCCAGATCTCGGGGTGGCCAAGGTCTCCCTTAGTTTTTTATTGGCCAATAATAAAGAGTTGCTTGAGAAAATAGATGATCATAAAAAGGAGATAAGAAAACACCTTGGCAAACGAATAGGCAAGACCGTGAGAAGTATTCCTGAACTGGTCTTCTACCCTGATGATTCTTCGGCTTATGCCCAGCACATGGACAAAATCATTGATGACCTGGATATTCCAGAAGGATCTGATGAGGACGAAGAGGACGATTGA
- a CDS encoding FtsX-like permease family protein, whose product MNLSFFIASRYFRSKKKRNFINILSRIAMIGVAVGTMALIIVLSVFNGLEDLIRGLYASFDAPLKIEVVQGKSFEVSPAFLDSLEEVDGVESITEVIEDNALLKYGEDQMVVTMKGVTAAFLDEERFSKGYFAGEMTLGSEKKPKAILGRGVSFMLGMNPSSEFENLRMYYPEAPRAGTIDPSKMYNSGMLGYAGAFSVEKKFDDSYVVVPLSFAKELMDYGNKRTALEIKVDSGHSINQVKERLKKLLGARFTVKDTDEQHAGLIRAIKIEKLFVFITLTFILAVASFNIFFSLSMLAIEKKKDISVMLAMGATTKLIRSIYIKQGAIIAFSGAIVGLVLGFLICWLQDRFGLVSLGVASSVVESYPVKMIWTDFLWTSLSLIVITFFAAYRPASIAAKVNTVEHL is encoded by the coding sequence GTGAACCTTTCCTTTTTTATTGCATCCCGATATTTCAGAAGTAAAAAGAAGCGGAATTTTATCAATATTCTATCCCGGATAGCGATGATAGGTGTGGCGGTAGGGACCATGGCATTGATCATAGTGCTTTCGGTATTCAATGGCCTAGAGGATTTGATCAGGGGACTGTACGCTTCTTTTGATGCTCCCCTAAAGATAGAGGTGGTACAAGGAAAATCATTTGAAGTAAGCCCCGCTTTTTTGGATAGTTTGGAGGAAGTAGATGGAGTGGAGTCCATAACTGAGGTGATCGAGGATAACGCTTTATTAAAATATGGAGAGGACCAGATGGTCGTGACCATGAAAGGGGTAACTGCTGCTTTTTTGGACGAGGAGCGTTTTAGCAAGGGGTATTTTGCGGGTGAAATGACCTTGGGGAGCGAAAAGAAACCAAAGGCAATTCTTGGTCGAGGAGTCAGCTTTATGCTAGGAATGAATCCTTCCAGTGAGTTTGAAAATCTAAGAATGTATTATCCAGAGGCACCAAGAGCAGGGACCATTGACCCGAGCAAGATGTATAATTCAGGGATGCTTGGGTATGCAGGGGCTTTTAGTGTAGAAAAGAAGTTTGACGATAGCTATGTGGTGGTGCCATTGTCCTTTGCCAAAGAACTGATGGATTATGGAAATAAGCGGACGGCACTGGAAATCAAAGTGGACAGTGGCCATTCGATAAATCAAGTAAAGGAGCGGTTGAAGAAATTGCTAGGTGCACGCTTTACCGTAAAGGATACCGATGAGCAGCATGCTGGCTTGATCAGGGCGATTAAGATAGAGAAGCTTTTTGTGTTTATCACATTGACCTTTATTCTGGCAGTGGCGTCTTTTAATATATTCTTTTCCTTGAGCATGCTTGCCATCGAAAAGAAGAAGGATATTTCGGTAATGCTTGCGATGGGAGCGACCACAAAACTAATACGGTCTATTTATATCAAGCAAGGGGCCATCATTGCTTTTTCCGGAGCCATAGTAGGTTTGGTTTTGGGATTTTTGATCTGCTGGTTGCAAGACCGGTTTGGGCTGGTGTCACTTGGAGTGGCCAGTTCTGTAGTAGAGAGTTATCCCGTGAAAATGATCTGGACGGATTTTCTGTGGACGAGCCTTAGTCTTATTGTCATTACATTTTTTGCCGCTTATCGACCAGCTAGCATCGCCGCCAAGGTCAATACAGTGGAGCATTTGTAA